The sequence below is a genomic window from Streptomyces sp. B21-105.
CGAAGCGGGCGGCGGCCTCGAAGGAGAGCGAGTCCGGCAGCTTCACCAGACTGTACGCCGGAGCCACCATGTACTCGGCGAGGCCGCCCTGGTAGCGGTCGAGCAGGTCGACAGCGGTCGGGGAGAAACCGAAATATCCGGCGAAGGCGTAGCTGGCACAGTTGATCGAGTCACCGCTGCGACACGAACGACAGGAGCCGCAGGAGCGGCCCGGGTTGACGTAGACCCGGTCGCCCGGCTTGAACGCCTGGACGCCCTCGCCGACCGCCTCGACCACGCCCGCCGGATCGAGGCCGAAGATCGCCGGCAGGGTGGGCAGGGGGCTGTGGGGGAACCACGTGGTCCACATGTTCAGGATGTTGGCGAGGTTGGGGACGATGTTGACGGCGTGGACGGCCACGCGGACGTCACCGCGGCCGGGCTCGGGAACGGGCAGTTCCTCGAGCTTCATCGGCTCGCCGACGCGGTGCATCCGCGCGGCTCGCATGGTCGCACTCATGGCGTCTCCTCGGGGTGAGGGTAGGGATGGGGGAGACGGCACCAACGGCGGCGCGGTCTCGGGGTGTTGTAGGAAGATGAGAGAGGGGTTGAGCGGTTGTTCCGACGGGTGGTCAGCCGTCCAGCAGCGTCATCAGCCGTGCGCGCTGCAGCTTTCCGGTGGCCCCGCGGGGCAGGGCGGGCACCACGCACAGGCGGCGCGGCCACTTGTGCCGGGCGAGCCGGCCGTCGAGGTGACCTCGGACGTCGTCCAGGGTCGGGTTGCCGGACTCGGCGACGAGGAAGGCGGTCACGACCTCGCCCCAGAGGGGGTCCGGCGCCCCGGACACGGCGACCTCGACGACGCCGGGAAGGTCGGCGAGGGCGTTCTCGACCTCGGCGGGATCGACGTTCTCCCCGCCGGTGATGATGATGTCCTTCAGCCGTCCGACGACCGACAGCCGGCCGTCCTCGTCGAACACCCCGCGGTCCCCGGAGTGGAACCAGCCTTCGCCGTCGGTCACCGGCACCGGCCCGGCGGCGGTCCAGTACACGGAGGCAACCGAGGGGCCGCGCACCCAGATCTCGCCGGGCGTGCCGGCCGGTGCGGGCGTCCCGGTCGCGTCCACGACCCTCAATTCAGCCTGCGGGACGGGTGGTCCCGTGCAGGTCGCCGGTTCGTCGGGCGCCGAGTACGTCACCCCGGCCGCGGTCTCCGTCAGGCCGTAGGAGTTGACCACACCGATCCCGCGGGCCCGGAACTGCTCGCGGGTGGCGGTCTGGGCCGGTGATCCGCCGGACAGGATCCAGCGCAGGGTGTCGAGGTCACGGCTGCCGAACCGGGGGTGGCGGGCCAGCAGCGCGGACATGGCCGGTACCGCGAAGGCGCAGGTGACCCGGTGGTCGCGGACCAGGTCGACGAACAGGTCCGGGTCGAAGCGCGGGGCCAGGATCACCGTCCCGCGCCGGGCCCAGGTGTACTGCGGGAGCCCGCCCAGGACCGCGACATGGGCCAGCGGGGTGGACACGAGCGTGGTGTCGGTCTCCCCGAAGGGCAGCCGTGCCAGCCCGTTGACCATGCTCCAGTACAGGTTGTCGTGGGTCAGCGCCACGCCCTTGGGCCGGCCGGAAGTGCCGGACGTGAACGCTATGACCGCGACGTCGGAGTCGGCCGGGGCGTCCGGTTCGGGAGCCTCGGGCCCCTCGTCCCCCGCGGGGTGCAGATCCTCCCAGGCCAGCCTCAGGCCCGTGCCCGCAGGGAAGCCCTCGTCGGCGACCACCGCCACCGGCCGGGTCTCCTCGCACACGACCGCGAGCTCGCCGCCGGTCACCTGCGGGTGCAGGGGGACGAGCACCGCCCCCATCCGGGTCACCGCGAACAGCGTGATCAGGGCCTCGGGCCGGGCCGCCCCCTGCATCACCACCCGGTCGCCCCTGCGTACCCCGTACTTGTCGAGGCGGGCGACGGCCCGCCGCACCGCCAGGTCCAGCTCGGCGTAGGTCCACGAGCGGTCCTGGAAGACGAGGGCGGTCCGGGAACCGGCCTCGACCGCGCTGACGGCCAGATGAGCACCAAATGTACGCGTCATGCCCGTACCTCCGCCGCGCGTCTGGCCCGGGCGAGCGCGCCGAGGGTCGTCCCCGTGAGGTCGGAGGCGGTCACCGGGGTCCGCCGTTCGAGGAGCCGGCGGGCCGCGAGATGTTCGGCGGGCCAGTTCAGGGTCTCCACGGCCACGAGCAGACCGTCCCGGAAGGCGTACGCGGCCAGTCGCTCGGGGGAGTCGCCGAC
It includes:
- a CDS encoding class I adenylate-forming enzyme family protein, which encodes MTRTFGAHLAVSAVEAGSRTALVFQDRSWTYAELDLAVRRAVARLDKYGVRRGDRVVMQGAARPEALITLFAVTRMGAVLVPLHPQVTGGELAVVCEETRPVAVVADEGFPAGTGLRLAWEDLHPAGDEGPEAPEPDAPADSDVAVIAFTSGTSGRPKGVALTHDNLYWSMVNGLARLPFGETDTTLVSTPLAHVAVLGGLPQYTWARRGTVILAPRFDPDLFVDLVRDHRVTCAFAVPAMSALLARHPRFGSRDLDTLRWILSGGSPAQTATREQFRARGIGVVNSYGLTETAAGVTYSAPDEPATCTGPPVPQAELRVVDATGTPAPAGTPGEIWVRGPSVASVYWTAAGPVPVTDGEGWFHSGDRGVFDEDGRLSVVGRLKDIIITGGENVDPAEVENALADLPGVVEVAVSGAPDPLWGEVVTAFLVAESGNPTLDDVRGHLDGRLARHKWPRRLCVVPALPRGATGKLQRARLMTLLDG